The DNA region ATGTTTATGGATTTGTGATACAGATTGTTTAATTCTCCACCGCAGCTTACAGTTTCCTTCATCCCGGCGACCGCATCGATACAATACAACTCTCCAGGTTTGGGGAAACTCCGATTACAATTTAGTTTTAACCTAAATTTGAATAATCTGGTATGTGTTTGATTGAATCTGGGCTTTTAGGTTTGAAGAATCGCTTTAGGTTCCAGATTCTATTGCGTTTGTGAGTTCACAGAGTAATTACATATAAGATTCGCTAATCGTATTGTTGCTCTGTGACAGTGAAATGAAGTTTAAGGCGTTTATGACTGAGAATGGTGTGAGTCTCTTAGAGAAGAGGTTTCTTCCAGCATTTGACAAAATGGGGAAGAcctgtcatcttcttctcactaAAGAACACTTGTTCTTCCTTCATAACCTTCTCAATGGTGATGGAGTCCAATGCATTGCTCAGTTTCGCAAAGATGTTCTCTTTGATGATTACCGTATATCGAGTCAGAACGAGGACCGTATTGCTTTCTCCTTGGATGTTGCTCTTTTGTATAGAGCGGTGAAGAGCAGTGTTAGCATTTGTACTGAGTTCAGTGGTGGGTTAGCTTCTAATAGATTGCAGATCAAATTGGTGAAGAAGCTTCCTCCTAACTGTACACAGCCGATGCCGTTTCTCACTTTTGAGACTAAAGGATACAAGTCTGCTGTTATTCAAGATGTTCCGATTTCGAAACCGCTGTCTCGGTCTCAAGTTATCGAGCTTCAGACTGCGCTTGACTCGGCTCAAGACTTGCCTCCGACTCTTGTTCAGGTACAAGATCCGAATCAGCTTCAGAACTTTGTGGATCATATGAGACATGTTGGGGATGTTCTTAATGTCACGATAAGCAAGCACGGTGATATGCAAGTTCAAATCTCGACGACTTTGATTAGGCTTGGTACTGAGTTTCAGAGGCTTTCGGTTATTGGCGAAAAAACTCA from Camelina sativa cultivar DH55 chromosome 3, Cs, whole genome shotgun sequence includes:
- the LOC104778173 gene encoding uncharacterized protein LOC104778173, which encodes MKFKAFMTENGVSLLEKRFLPAFDKMGKTCHLLLTKEHLFFLHNLLNGDGVQCIAQFRKDVLFDDYRISSQNEDRIAFSLDVALLYRAVKSSVSICTEFSGGLASNRLQIKLVKKLPPNCTQPMPFLTFETKGYKSAVIQDVPISKPLSRSQVIELQTALDSAQDLPPTLVQVQDPNQLQNFVDHMRHVGDVLNVTISKHGDMQVQISTTLIRLGTEFQRLSVIGEKTQAPVEDRNLSAQARSERAIARGDAQSVQVSVKHFSKSLQCHLTKPDSAFYGIAPQGACLTVIFQFLVPGTRQTDKSISLHCRLPVLDPGSN